CTGCGATAATGGGGGTAGGTTTCGGACTATCATCAAGCCTTATGAACCGGCGCGTTTTGGGGGGTCTTTCGGATGAGGACCGTGCAATTGGTAGCTCAGCCCTGATTGCATCCAGGCAGGCAGGCGGCGCTGTTGGCGCTGCTATTGCAGGCGTAGCTGCAAATTTCGCGGGTTTCGCTTCAGGCTTGAACGCAGCGACAGCAAGCACCACCGCGCTATGGGTTTTCACATCCTTAGTCCCGCTTGCTGCGGTCGGAACATGGGCGGCATGGCGCCTCACTCGCAGCCAACAGAAAGCCACAGATGCCTAAGCCAATTAGATCAAAATTCTTGCGACATGGGCACAGAGTGCTGCAAAAGGTCGGAAGGAGCCAGCCAGTTTTCTGAGTTCCCTACTTCGTCGTGAACTGCTGACGCCGCAGTATCACCGGAAACGGTTAACAATCACCTTAGGTCGGAGCCGAGTTTTTGGTGGCGTCGAGTGACGTGTCTCGCGCGTGTTACAAAAATCGTTTCTGACCTGTTAGCCACACGTTTGCACCTTTCATCGCCCATTATTGAAGCCAGCCATAGCATCCTCCGTTTCCCTGTCCGCCGGAAAAAACGCTTCGATCGTTACCTCAGACAAGGTGACGTTGATTGCCGTTCCGAAGATGGTAGTTGTGCTGAGAAAGGAAAGCGGCCCGTCGGCGCTCTTCAAGCGCAAAGGGACTGCAATCTCCTGATGCCGTGTGGGCGCGATATGATCGCGTCGAGCAGCATCTGGGCACGGGAATGCAATCAACTCATCCCTAAGCGCGGCCAATACAGGATCGGCGGATATCTCGATTTCATGGCCGAGACGGGTCAACACATGATTGCGCCACTCACCCAAATTTAAAATACGCCGCGCGAGGCCATCGGGATGGAGACTCAAGCGCAAAACGTTCACTTTACCCTCCAGCAAATGAGTTGCGATGCCAGTCAGCAGGGTAGACAGGGCGGCATTCGCGGAGATCAACGTCCAATGGCGATCCACCGCCATCGCCGGGTGAGGAAGATGCCCATGTAGAATACGCTCGATCGCGTCACGCGCGACAGAAAGCTCCGGCGCATCCAGCGGGTGCTGTGGGAAGTGCGGCGCATAGCCTGCGGCGTTTAGGATAACGTTCCGCTCGCGTAACGGCACCTCCAGACATTTGATCAGTTGCATGACCATATCACGGCTGGGATGCGAGCGTCCGGATTCAAGAAAACTGAGGTGTCGCTGTGAAATTTCGGCCTCAACAGCGAGTCCAAGTTGGCTAAGCCTGCGACGTTGTCGCCACTGCCTCAATAGTCCCCCAAAGCTGTCCCGATACTGCGCCATGCCGACATCGGTAGCCTGCCTCGAAGTTTGAAACAATTACCTTTGACGTAATCGACAGAAGTCCGTGGGCGCTGGATGATTACGCCATCACATTGCCGCTCACACAGGGTAGCGCGCCTCAAAAAAAGGAGCAATGCATGACCGATCGCTCGCACCGGCCCTCACTGCATAAAATTCTCGCCCTAGACGCAGCGACCTGCGTTGCCATGGGTATATTGCTGGTTTGTGCATCCGGATTGATAGCGGGGTTGACACAAATTCCTGGACCGTTCCTGCTCTGGGCAGGAGTAATTCTATTGCCGGTTGCAGGCTTCATGGCGGCCTGCGCCAGACTAAAAGCAATACCCAGTTGGGCAGTGCAGGCAATCGTTTCAGGGAACATATTCTGGGTCGTCGGCAGCATGATTCTTCCGATGGCCGGACTGATTAACCCCAATGCACTCGGTTGGGTCTTTCTTATCATGCAATCTTCAGTCGTTGCCATGTTTGCGGCTCTTGAATGGGTCGCACGGCGAGACCCTAATCCTTCAGCCTGACGCAGAAACAAATAGGGACTTACCAGTAAGTTTCCGCGACCCTGAGCGTCCGGCCAACAAGCTGAAAGTCCGCCTCTTTCTCCCTTAATTTTTGCAGCCGATAAAGGAGTGACAATGTCAGAACTTACTAAGAAGCAGGCGCATCTTGCCCATATGGTATTCGCCGCGCCTGCCCCAAAACGGCTAGGAATAGAACCCGTATCAATTGAAAAAGATACGGTATCCGCGAGGCTCCCTTACAACACGGCCAACTGCACCTTAGGTGAGGTCATGCATGGCGGTGCTATTGCGACCCTCGTCGACGTTGTCGGCGTCGCGGCAGCAATATTTGGCTTGCCACACGTGCCAAGCACCGGTGGAACAGCAACTCTCACGATAAACTACCTCGCCCCAGCTATGGGCTGTGACCTTACTGCTAAGGCTACAATTCTTAAGGGTGGGCGACGACAATGCGTCAGCCGCGTTTCTGTCGTCTCCCCGAAAGGTAAGTTGGTTGCCGAGGCACATGTAACAGTCGTTTTTGCATAGTGGCAGAAAAGTCCCGCATAGCCGCCAATTAGCGGAACGCGGTTGTTGTAGAAGCAAAACCTGTGATCCCGGCGATACGCCGGTCTTCCTTTGAGCGATAGACAGGGCAGGGGATTGACGGGCTGACGCCAACCCTGAAAGTTTCTAATTCCTTTTGATCCGCCTGCAATCCTGGCAGGTCCGAGAAAACCGGCAAGCGCCGCCGTTGGCGTCGGATCCGGTCGAGAATTCCGGTACCTCCCACGCGTAGGCGCGCGGTTCTCTCCCAAATTCACGCCCTCCACCCGGTTGTCACGGCCCCGCCAGGCCGCAGGACGGGCTTTGCCCTTACCTGCTCTGCCGTTCCGAATGCATGGGCATTCCAGAAATCAGAACAGGAAGGCCCGCCCATTGGCGGAAAGGGGAACAGACCGGTGCCGAACTTCGCGGTCAGGAACTGGTCATAGAACTGCAGGCAGTGGTAGATTGTGTCCCCGGACAGACCGCGCTGGACGCGCAGGTACGTCTCGTACTCCCGTTTGAGCACAGCCCTTGGTGACATGTCGAGCGGCGGTATTGGGCGCGCTGGAGCGGATGCATTCTCGATCAGGTAATCCCTGAACCGATTAAGTCGGTATAGGCAATGCTTCTTGTCTTTCGCCGAAGCGGCGTCGACGATTGGACGCGCAAGCTGGTTCATAAGCTCATCAGTTAAGTCAGAAGGGGTGAGTTTTGCCGATACCAAGGCCTCCCTGAGCGCTTGTGCATTCGACCAGTATTTATCAATCGACCCCTTGCTGTACCCTTCAGATTCGATGACTTCGGCGAAGTGGTCTGCATGATTGATCCGGTTTGGCAAAGATCGGTTCGCGCAAGATAGTTGCGTTTTCATAAGCTTTTCCTTCAGTTGATTGAAGGTTGTGCTTATGCCAGATCGCCGAACCGGACGCTCACGGCGCGAGGATAGATCGACACAAAGCGTTCATGCCCGATGCTTGACGTCGCACCTCAAATAACTAACTATCCGGTTGTTCGTCAGCGCCGACATCCTGGTCAGGCCTTCTGAGTCCGGCACCAAGGTATCTCTAGGCGCTGGAATAGACGCTTCGGAGCAAGCGCCAGAATATCATCCAACATAGAAAATAGAAGGAGTCTGAGACGATGATCTCAGCCGAATATTGCCGCCTTATGTCCCGCTACAATACTTGGCAGAATACCTCATTGGTAACCGCCGCTGACGGGCTCACCGAAATCGCGCGACACAAGGATCGGGGTGCATTCTTCCAATCAATAGCTGCCACCCTGAACCATTTGTATTGGGCTGACGCACTGATCTTGCAGCGATTGAAGGGAAACGAACGACCAGAGAAAACGATTACGCACTCCCTGACCAGCCCATCGGATTGGAACGAGTTCAAAGCTCTGCGTTCCAAACGAGATGAGGAAATTGAAGAGTGGGCGGCCGGACTGGGCGACGCTGACCTCAACGGAATGGTTGTTTGGTATCCAGGCGATGGCTCAACTCGTATCGAGAAACCAAAGACTCTTTGCGCCGCAGAACTCTTTAATCATCAGACCCACCACCGGGGGCAGGTCCACGCAATGCTGACAGCAGCAGGTGCAGAGCCAGAGCCAACCGACCTGTCAGTGTTGCCGTAGTTTGCACGCGGAGGGCTCAAAGCCCGAATTCGCCGTGTTTGGTTCGAACGGCTGCTGTTTGTTGCCAAGTTTTATGCCGACACGCTGCATTGCGGTTGGACCGCTTGGGCCGGTTCAATGATCGCAAGGCCTATGCGTTCGAGGAGTTGGTCGCGGAAATAGGAAACTGCATGCTTTGCGCGCAGATCGGTGTGGAACCTGAATTTGACCAAAGCGCTCCGCCCCAAGAATTTCACCACACATGCCAGACCCCGTCTAAGAGACGTCGTTAATGACGTCCTTAGCGACGTCTCTTAGATCATCGCACGAGCATCAGGCAGGCGGTGCCAATGGCGTGGTTACAAAGGATGTGGCAGACTTCGCCGACCTTGTTGACGGCAGAGGTGCACTCAATAACCCGCGCGCCAGTAGAGCGTGAAGGATAGTTTTTCAGTTAATGCACTTGTTGCACTTATTTCATATATGATGGCAGACAGCAGAAAACGGAGAGGAGACCACCATGAACATGTTGGCACACCGGCATCTTCCACCGACCCCGCAGGACGCTGCGATCGCGCGTGTCTCGGGACAGGCCTTGTCGCGCTTTGCGGCAGCCCGAGGCCCCTTGAAGCTTCGCGTTACAGACGCGGAGCAGATGGAACCGATCGAACTTCCCGCCGGCGCTGTTGCGCTACTCATGGAGATCCTTGAGGCGATGGCAGCCGGTCGCGGCGTCACCATCATTCCCGAGAACGCCGAACTCTCGACAGTCCAGGCGGCAGAGGTGTTGAATGTCTCTCGGCCGTTCCTGATCAAATTGCTTGAGGATGGCAGTATCCCGCATCGGAAGGTCGGCAAGCATCGCCGCGTCCGCATGGAAGACGTCATGTCGTACAAGGCAGCCATCGACAACGAGCGCGAAGCCGTCCTTGATCAACTGGCCGCCGACGCACAGGACCAGGACATGGGCTATGGCTCGAAATGAGCCAGTACACGGTGCTGTTCGACGCGAATGTTCTCTACCCCGCGCCAATGCGGGACGCGCTGATGCAATTGGCTGTCACAGATTTTTTCAAGGCGAAGTGGACGGCTGACATCCATCGGGAATGGATCGACGCCCTTCTACGCAATGAACCTCATCGGGAGCGGGCGGCGCTGGAGCGGACCCGCGACTTGATGGACAGGGCCACGCGCGACTGCCTAGTCACCGGCTATGAGGCCTTGGTACCGGCCCTCATATTGCCGGATCCCGACGACCGGCGCGTTCTGGCGGCCGCGATCGTCGGGCGCTGTGACGCCATCGTCACTCAGAACCTGAAGGACTTCCCACCAGAGGCACTTGCACCATTCGGCATCGAAACTCAGCAGCCCGACGACTTTTTTCGGAACCAGCTTTCTCTCGCGCCCGGTCTGGTCTGCTCCGCGCTACGCAAAGTTCGCGCCCGCCTCAAAAACCCGCCCAAGAACGTTGACGAATATCTGTCGATCCTGACGCAACAAGGGCTGGTCGCAACTGTTGCTGACCTGGAGCAGTTTGCCGATCTGCTCTGATTGGCGCCATCGCGGGTCTGGGCGTGCTCAACTCGTTTTGGCATTGCAGGTGCTAACCTCTCCATTGTCACCGCGCAATCTCCCCAGCCAATACAGCTCTACCATGCACAGCCAGCATGGCCGTGAACCGCTGGCATCCAAACTGGCGGATGACCTCGAGAACCCGCGCCTCATAAGCGGCCATACCGATCTTGCTGCACAGGTCTGAAGCATGAAATTGGCGGTTTGCGCTTGGTGCGGCATTGATCTGATCGCGTAATTCTCGCTCTCTCGGATCGAGCATCACCTGCGGTTCGGGCAATTCTCTTGGTCGAGGTGTAGCGCCTGGCGCGGTGCGCCACCTGCGCATGAATCCGAGTAAGAAACCCGCCGGAACCTTCTCGTTGCCGCGCGCGCGGTTGAACGCAAGGAAGCGATCCCAGATCACTTGCGTATCGACATTCCAGCATGGAAGCACGGTCTTCGCAGCCTTGATCAAGTCGGCCCAGCATGTCTGGAACACGTTCGTAACTGCATTAATGTTGATATGTCCTGAGAATACAGTTTTGTTATTATCTTTACTAGATAGTGATGTGTCGTCTCTACCTGACGCGACATCTTCGATCTCGCCTTCTTCATCAAAGGCTGTGAAGCGAAAGAGCCACGGTGCATACTTGCCATTGGGCTTTTGGCGGGTGAGTTGCAGCTGGGAGGCTTCCAGTTCAGTCAAGAGCACGGTCAGATACTGGCGCGAAACGCCCGTTTTGTCTGCGAGCGCAGATAGGGTGAACGCGGCTGTCCCGCGTGACAAGCCGTTGTAGCCTTCCTTCCAGGCGATGCCATCGAGGATGATCGTTGCCAACTTATGGGCGGATACGGAAAGCTCTGTCTGTGTGATCCGTCGCAAGATCAGGCCGGTTGTGGGTTCCATGGTCGGTGTCTCCTGAGAGAGCCGAGGCCATGCCGTGAGATAACAACATTTTTGCTAGCAAAACAACTTTGCTGGTTGCAGAGGTTCGGACAGTGCGCTAGAAAAACCTTGTTCACGGGTTTTTTTCTAGCGCGGCGTCAGGCTTCACGGTCTGGCGTCGTTTCCCTTTTTGGGGTCGGTGCACGGTCTCTGGTGCAGGGTTTATCGGATACGGGCCGGCGCCACGCCGCCCCGCGCAGGGTCAGTAGCGGACCTCTTCGAAGCCGTAGTTTCCCTCGTGGTCTCGCCAGTCCACGAAGACGGAGCGGTAGCTGATCGATCTGCAGTGAACGGGCTCGGGAAGTTGCGATGCTGGAGGGACATCGGCTACGCTCGACCGTGTCCAACGATAGTCGCCTTGCACTCCATATGAACCGAGGCGGGTGCTGTCGTAACGGTTGCAATCGCCATCCCGGTTTTCGCGCTGGCTGAACTGGATGTGATAGACGCGAATGCTGCGAACGAAGTCGAAGGCATCGCCCGAGATGTCGATGTCAGCCTGTTCTTCTGCCTGCACTAGCAAAGAGAGCGGCGGGTCTTGCGGCTCGCTGATTTGCGGCTCAGTTCGGAAAGCGATGTCGTAGAGCCGTTCCATCGGCGAAAGCGGGGCAGGGGCGCTGAACGACACTCCCATCGGGCATCGCCAGATCTGTAGGGGCGGCTCGATCGGCCACGGTGTAATCCGCCGAATGAAGACGGCCCGAGCATGGGCGCAAGGCGCCGATGCTGGCCAGCCTCCTGCCAGGCAGAGCAAGATGGCGCAGTCAACCTGGTAGGCTTGTGCCTGCTCGACTGAACCGATGAGGCTCGATATGGTGATAGCAGCGGCGGCTGCCGTGCTTCGGACCCTGTGCTTCATGACGCCGACTCCAACTATAATGGTGCTGCGATACAAAACAACACGAACGATAGCAAGGCGATTTCATCGCATCCTGCTGTGTTGGCGCTCAAAGCTTCGTCGGTAAAGGTTCGGACCTTTGCGGGCGCGCAAGCATTGATTGTGATGCGCGGCCGCAGTTCTCGAAGCAGTCTTGCGATAGGTGAGCGGCCAGATCATAAAGCGAGATACTGCGACTACGAGGGTACGGGTCGCTGGAAGCGCCGCCCTGCCTCGAAGCATGGAGCAGCCGTCTACGAAGCGGCTGTCAAAAAGCACATTAAATCCGTGGATTAGTCAGGCACGGCCGACGGATAAACCGGAAGCCTTCAATCCAGGCTCGGCCGCGCGGGCGCCGTGATGATATTAGCACCGATATTGAGCGCGGTCATCGCCGCGGCAGGCTAGGATCTGCTCGGGAAGGGGGACGGTTTTTGAGGCGGTCAAGCCCACGTCTTGTCGGGTCGATAAGCCCAAGCAATCACGAGGCTCTCGTTGAGCACCAGCACGCTAGTACTGAAAGGCATCCGCTAACAATGATCCGCTACACAATAGCCAGAACTCACGGGGCGAAATTCGCCTTTTCTTGAGCTGCGGCTGTTTCAGCCTTGTTGATCACTACTATATGCTGGCTCCGGGCTGGCAATTGAGCGGCATCACCTAGAAGGCCTAGGCGTTTCAGCACATAAAAGAGCTTCGCGTAGCGGGCGGTCAGAACGGCCGAACCGCCTGCCTGCCAAAGAGCGTCTTGACCAGCAGGTGCGCCAGCATCACCAAGTTCGCCCACATCAAGAATGCGCAGGAGGCAGTCTTTGAACTTGTGAGTTATGTCGCAGTAGCCGCGCACATGCCAGCGAAAAGCGCGAAAAGGTGCGCCGCAATCGCGGCCAGAGATCGAGGATCGAGCAAGGTTCGGCCGCCGGGATCAAGAAACTGAAAGTTGGTTGGCAAGACCACCGCTTCGAATTCGACGTCTGGATCGTGCAACCCGGCCTCTCGCGAAAGGCCATCGTTGAAGAAGGGCTGCATCTGCTCGCCGGTGTCGAGACCTATCTTCTCCAAACCCGCGCCATGCGGTTATAGGTGATTGGCAGTCAATAGTACGCGGCTGCCACCAAGCATTTAAATCCGCAGGCATTTATGCTCTAATTAGATCACGCGTTTGGGGGACGGGCCTCGTGTCATCTTTTGGTTTTACGTTTCTTTCGCGCAAAGCACTCGGTCAGGCTGAGCAAATGATGTTCGGCGGTAAGGCTGGCGTGCGCGACGAGGTCGGCTTTCTTATCGTCCACCAGCGCTATGCCGATCATTTCTTTCCAGGGACCTCGGTTCTGCATACGCGGTTACGTTATGCGCTCCTCATCCCTTGGCTCTATCAAAGTTTACGAACGAGGCGCCCGATTCCCAAGGATTTTGCGCTGGCCTTTACCGATCTCGAACACGAGATGACCGGACGACTCAAATTTGCCGAGGGACTGGGCGGAGAGAAGGATGGCGTGATCGGTGGGGAGGTTTATCCCCGCGCGATAAGCCAGCCACCCGCCTATGTGTATTGGACTGCGCTCGCCAAGTGGGGCCTGATCGGCACTCGCCCTGACGGTCGTCCCTGGAGTCGCCCGGATATGGCCAAACTCCTCGCCTCATCCAGCAAACGGACAATCCACGACGACGACGGCAAACCTTTTGAGGCAATGGCTTGGCCGATCTCAGGGTTGATCGATGCCCCCGCAGATTGGGAGGACTGGGGAAACTGGAACGAGCGGTACAACGAGGATGGCGATAGAAAACTGACCCTCGACCTGACTCCTCGGGAGCAAAGCTATATCGCTGGCAAGTTGCGCGCCGTCCGTTCGCCGAACGACCCCGGCGAACCGTCGCTCTTGGCTAAACTGGTAGGAAAGCCGCTCGATGGCGCAGACCATTGCTGGGACGCAGCGATTGTATCTATGGCCGGTCATGAAGCTCCGATGCTAAAACGCGCCGGCCAAGCTGCGGCGCTATCGGCGATAGGCAGGGCGATCTACGCAGCCTTGGTCGAGATACTCAAAGAGAACAGAGATAACCGCCCGCAGCCTGATCGGCATCGATCGGCGCTCAAAGACACCGTCGATCAATGGGGCAAGCAAGCCTCTCGGCTTGATATGAACCTATTCCTTGACGAAATTGGGCATCTGCCACCGCCGGTCGAGGCTGTCTTGAAGGATACCTTCGCCTGGGTTCGGGCCGGCGGCAAGGATCCCATGTCGCTTCTTGATGTCTATGCCAGAGCCGAGGTGAGCCGGAAGGACGATCGCGCACGACTCGCTGCCAATCAGTTCGGTGTAGATCGCCGCATAGAGTGGCAAGGCGAACACCATGGGCAAGCCGATCCGCTCCACTATCGCTGGGGCAATGTAAAGCGCCTGCTGCGCGATCTGGAGGGTGTTGCATGAGCGACCGGCAAGCATGGCCCGGCCAACCCTATCTCGACGAGCTGCGACCGGGGCGACTGGAAACGGTGAGGCTAGCGCTTTTTGCAACCTATTCGGTTGACCTCTCCGCAGTCACTGCGACGTTGCTGGCACTGATCGGCCGCAACGACGAGAAAGGAAGCGGCACAGCGGTCGATTTCGCCCAAGCGATCGATACGCTGCGTGATCGCGTCAGGATCATTATACAGCGCGGCCGGATCGCGCGACCAATCGCGCTGCCTCGCATTGCAGGCATCCTCGATCAGTTTATCGCCGAGCAGGATCATGATGAACGTGATCGCAGCTGGCACCCCAAGATCGCCCTTGTTGCCTACGATTGTCCTAGAGGCGAAATCCGCTGGAAACTGTGGATCGGCAGTCGAAATTTGACTAGATCGCAGGATCTCGATGTTGGCGTTCTGCTGAACGGAACCAACAAGCGCGCGAAGGGTCGCGGCCGCCTTAAAGGCGTTGGTGCACTGGCGGCAACTCTCGCACGGGCTGCATCGCGTACCGATGCCGAACACTTGGCCGAGCAGCTGGAAGCGATCTGGTGGCAGGCCCCAGAAGGCTTCCAGTTGCGCTCCCTGCTCAACGGGCTCGATGAAGATACTCCGCTTCCCGCACAGCCGCCCACCGGCCAGATCGATGGAATAACGGTCATCAGCCCTTTCTTGTCGCCCGGTTTCCTGAAGACAGCCGGCAAATGGGGACCGGACGGTTCCAGAACGCTGATTTCGTCGATGCCAGCTCTTGTAGATATGGCCAGTCGATCGAGCAAGCCGCTCAAGGCATTCTCAAAAATCCTAGCCTATGCCGCACCAGATATGCTGCCCGACAAAAGCGCCGTTGCGCTCCCAAGCAATGAGGCTGTCACCGAAGATGATGCTGAGCCGTCCCCGCTGGCTTTACACGCGAAGCTCGTTTGCTTCCATTTAGGCGAAAGGACGCTCTTCAGGATCGGGAGCGCCAACGCGACCGAGCGTGCGTGGGCGGGCCGCAACTCGGAGGTTATGGTGGAACTGGAGGCTGGTGACGCATTCACGTCCGGCTTGGTGTTCCTGGTCGGGAAGGCAACGCCAGTCTCCATCGAGGTACTTGCTGCAACTGCAGCACCAAACGCGAGCGAGGCTGACGCGTTGGAAGAATCACGCAAGATGCTAATGGCCTCGTGGCAGCCGATCCTGCGGCGCGACGGCGAGCGCTTCTTGATCGATGCAGGCGCAACGCCGTTGCTCGCATATCAAGCTCACCAGCTCGACGTTGGGTCCGTAAATGGCGATCTTCTGCCTTGGCCAAGCGGCGTTAGTCGGCTCGATCTCGGAACTATTCCCCTATCGCACCAATCCGCTTTCATTCAGGTTCAGATCAAAGGCCTGGACGGCGCCGTTCGATGGATGCAGCGCGTCGTTATCGATCCCCCGCTGGACGAGCAGCGCGACCTTGCCGCGCTCGCTAGTCATATGGGGCTTCGCGCATTCCACGACTGGATGCGCGCAATGCTGAGCGGAGACACGCTTCCGGTTGGCGGTGGTGACTGGGATGAAGATACTCGTTCGCCTGTAAAGCGTCATAAAGGCCAAGGCTATGATCGCCTGACGCTGGAGGACATTCTCACCGCCTGGGCGCGCGATCGAAAGGCGTTCGGTCGTGCCGATCGTCACTTTGCGCCCTACGTCGACGCACTTCTCGCGCATGGCGGCAATCTCAGCGACGCGGAGAAGGTAGACTTGAACGAACTCGCGCAAATCTGGGCCATCGCACGGACCAGGCTCGCGTTATGAGCGCTAGATCCAAGCCTTTCCAAGCCGCGACGGTTAAGGCGGCTACCGCAGCCCTTTCGGGCGATAATCCGCTCCGTCGCTTCCTTGTCGCCGATGAGGTGGGTCTCGGTAAAACTGTTGTTGCGCGCGATACACTTGCCGCGCTCGCAGATAGGGCACGCAAGTTTACGGTCTATTATATCACCAGCGGACTGAAGGTCGCCGACCAGAACAAGCTTGAGCTGCTGCGATTTCTCGACAAGGACGACGTTAAACATGCGCTGTCAGGCATCGATCGGGTCGGACTCATCCCCTTCGAGGAAAAGCGCAAAGGCAAGCTGCGTCTGTACGCTTTTACGCCAAGGACCTCATTCTCCAACTCCCAGCGTCTTTACGGAGGGAAGGCTGTCGAGCGTGCGTTCATCAAACTGTTGGTGGACGAGCTCTATCCGGGGCTTTCGGATGAATTTCCCGAAGGCTACATCGAATATGGGGCGACTTCGGGCTGGCCTTGGGCGTGCGGTGCAGCCCAAGATAAATTCGACAATGTCTCTGGCGTCTTCAAAGCCGCCTATGGGCGTGCGCTACGTGCGGAATTTGGCAAGCCGGCACGCGAAAACATTCTGCGTGCAATAGAGACAAGCAAGCACGGTCAGAGCCTGGGCCGGATGCGAAAGGCGCTTGCCCAAGCTGC
This genomic window from Puniceibacterium sp. IMCC21224 contains:
- a CDS encoding zincin-like metallopeptidase domain-containing protein, whose amino-acid sequence is MDRLGRFNDRKAYAFEELVAEIGNCMLCAQIGVEPEFDQSAPPQEFHHTCQTPSKRRR
- a CDS encoding PIN domain-containing protein; the encoded protein is MSQYTVLFDANVLYPAPMRDALMQLAVTDFFKAKWTADIHREWIDALLRNEPHRERAALERTRDLMDRATRDCLVTGYEALVPALILPDPDDRRVLAAAIVGRCDAIVTQNLKDFPPEALAPFGIETQQPDDFFRNQLSLAPGLVCSALRKVRARLKNPPKNVDEYLSILTQQGLVATVADLEQFADLL
- a CDS encoding DUF6361 family protein, with protein sequence MSSFGFTFLSRKALGQAEQMMFGGKAGVRDEVGFLIVHQRYADHFFPGTSVLHTRLRYALLIPWLYQSLRTRRPIPKDFALAFTDLEHEMTGRLKFAEGLGGEKDGVIGGEVYPRAISQPPAYVYWTALAKWGLIGTRPDGRPWSRPDMAKLLASSSKRTIHDDDGKPFEAMAWPISGLIDAPADWEDWGNWNERYNEDGDRKLTLDLTPREQSYIAGKLRAVRSPNDPGEPSLLAKLVGKPLDGADHCWDAAIVSMAGHEAPMLKRAGQAAALSAIGRAIYAALVEILKENRDNRPQPDRHRSALKDTVDQWGKQASRLDMNLFLDEIGHLPPPVEAVLKDTFAWVRAGGKDPMSLLDVYARAEVSRKDDRARLAANQFGVDRRIEWQGEHHGQADPLHYRWGNVKRLLRDLEGVA
- a CDS encoding helix-turn-helix domain-containing protein; the encoded protein is MAQYRDSFGGLLRQWRQRRRLSQLGLAVEAEISQRHLSFLESGRSHPSRDMVMQLIKCLEVPLRERNVILNAAGYAPHFPQHPLDAPELSVARDAIERILHGHLPHPAMAVDRHWTLISANAALSTLLTGIATHLLEGKVNVLRLSLHPDGLARRILNLGEWRNHVLTRLGHEIEISADPVLAALRDELIAFPCPDAARRDHIAPTRHQEIAVPLRLKSADGPLSFLSTTTIFGTAINVTLSEVTIEAFFPADRETEDAMAGFNNGR
- a CDS encoding DinB family protein encodes the protein MISAEYCRLMSRYNTWQNTSLVTAADGLTEIARHKDRGAFFQSIAATLNHLYWADALILQRLKGNERPEKTITHSLTSPSDWNEFKALRSKRDEEIEEWAAGLGDADLNGMVVWYPGDGSTRIEKPKTLCAAELFNHQTHHRGQVHAMLTAAGAEPEPTDLSVLP
- a CDS encoding PaaI family thioesterase, which translates into the protein MSELTKKQAHLAHMVFAAPAPKRLGIEPVSIEKDTVSARLPYNTANCTLGEVMHGGAIATLVDVVGVAAAIFGLPHVPSTGGTATLTINYLAPAMGCDLTAKATILKGGRRQCVSRVSVVSPKGKLVAEAHVTVVFA
- a CDS encoding helix-turn-helix domain-containing protein, whose product is MNMLAHRHLPPTPQDAAIARVSGQALSRFAAARGPLKLRVTDAEQMEPIELPAGAVALLMEILEAMAAGRGVTIIPENAELSTVQAAEVLNVSRPFLIKLLEDGSIPHRKVGKHRRVRMEDVMSYKAAIDNEREAVLDQLAADAQDQDMGYGSK